The genome window agggtctgttgggaacgtttggcggaggcccctgtcagagaggtcttcaactcccacctccgacagagcttcaaccaggtcccgagggaggtgggggacattgagtctgaatggactatgttccgcgcctccattgttggggcggcggttcggagctgcggccataaggtctccggcgcctgtcgcggcggcaatccccgaacacggtggtggacaccggaagtaagggatgccgtcaagctgaagaaggagttctatcgggcctggctggctcatgggactcctgaagcagctgacaggtaccgacgggccaaacggagtgcggctctggcagtcgccgcggcaaaaactcgggcttgggaggagttcggtgaggccatggaggaagactttcggtcggcctcaaagagattctggaaaaccatccggcgactcagaggggggaagcggtgttccacgaacactgtttacagtggaagtggtgcgctgctgacctcagctgaggatgttctcgggcggtggaaggagtactttgaggatctcctcaatccctccgacacgccttccgtagaggaagctgaggctgggaacttggagggggactggtccattaccctggctgaagttgctgaggtagtcaaaaaactcctcagtggcaaggctccggaggtggatgagatccgccccgagtttctcaagtctctggatgttgtggggctgtcttggctgacacgcctctgcagcatcgcgtggagttcgggaacggtgcctctggactggcagaccggggtggtggtccctctttttaagaagggggaccggagattgtgttccaactacagggggatcacactccttagcctccctgggaaagtctatgccagggtactggaaaggagaatccgaccgatagtcgaacctcggattcaggaggagcaatgcggttttcgccctggccgtggaacactggaccagctctataccctcactagggtgctggagggttcgtgggagtttgcccaaccagccatatgtgttttgtggacctggagaaggcattcgaccgtgtccctcgtggcatcctgtggggggtacttcgggattatggggttcacggctcgttgctacgggctgttcgttccctgtatgaccggagcaggagcttggttagcattgccggcagtaagtcagacctgttcccggtgcatgttggactccgccagggctgccctttgtcaccgattctgttcattatctttatggacagaatttctaggcgcagtcagggaacggagggtgtctgttttggtggccgcgagatctcgtctctgctttttgcggacgatgtggtcctgttggcttcatcaagtcaagacttgcagcgtgcactggggaggtttgcagccgagtgcgaagcggcggggatgagaatcagcacctccaaatccgaggccatggttctcagtcggaaaaaggtggattgctccctccgggttaggggggagttgctccctcaagtggaggagtttaagtatctcggggtcttgttcacgagtgagggaaaaatggagcggcaggtcgacagacggatcggtgcggcgtccacagtaatgcggtcattgtaccggtctgttgtggtgaagagggagctgagtcgtaaggcgaagctctcaatttaccggtcgatctacgttcctaccctcacctatggtcatgaactctggatcatgaccgaaagaatgagatcgcggatacaagcggcagaaatgagtttcctccgcagagtggctgggcgcacccttagggatagggtgaggagctcagtcacccgggaggagctcggagtagagccgctgctcctccgcatcgagaggagccagttgaggtggctcgggcatctgttccggatgcctcctggacgcctccctggggaggtgttccgggcatgtcccactgggaggaggcctcggggcagacccaggacacgttggagagactatgtctcccggctggcctgggaacgccttggggttcccccagaggaactggaggaggtgtgcggggagagggaagtctggaggactctgctcggactgctgcccccgcgacccggccccggatagcggaggaagatggatggatggatggatggatgactatCGACCTGCAATGCAAAACAGCTCATTACTCTACCACTTATGCTTATTCTTTAGTTCTTGTAATTATCAAatgcttttgttaaaaatataactCATCATGTATAGGAAAAATAATCTCATCAAATGGGATGTGGCTGAATATTCTATCCTGTATTTTTAGCTCTGTAGCAGAcgctctctgtcattcacacactatgggtgaacctgaacagcatgtctttagactgtgggaggaaaacagtgcacacagaggaaacccatacagacacaaggagaacatgcaaactccacacagactgggtggggttcaaacccatgtcctttcacaccacccaggcactctgagatagcagcactattTGCTTACCTGGAAGTGCAGTGGTCACAGGTTCTCCCTTGGGGCCtgaaaggttgcgggttcagtATACACCTCCAGCTTTaaggaaggtatttaccctaaatttctccagtaaaatgcaacagctgtatgaatgggtaaattgttgcaagtaccttaacattgtaagtctctggggtggcatggtggcacagcaagtagcactgctgtcttacagcacctgggtagcgtaagagaatgtgggtttgatccctgctcagtctgtgtggagtttgcatgttgtctccgtgggtttgctctggtatTCATATTCTTTATTAAGCAcaaggtgtggtggtgcagtgggttggaccgcgatcctgctttctggtgggtctggggttcgagtcccgcttggggtgccttgtgacggactggcgtcccgtcctgggtgtgtcccctctccctccggccttacgcgctgtgttaccaggtaggctctggctccccgtgaccccgtatgggacaagcggttcagaaaatgtgtgtgtgtgtgtgtgtgtattaagcaCAAACTATCCAATTTGTGAGATGCACAGTAAAGTGattttcaaaaatcaaaataaatgagctgtagttgggggggaaaaaaaaaattgaaaatgtttaaatggcatatttaaaaaataactatgTGGGAACAAACATCATAATTTGTGTTacttacatttctatttttctctACCTTTTTATAGCCTTCTGCAGGTTAGTTGAATTGCATCTCATCATAAATATTGCCACATGTgagatttaaaaattattatgttTAACTTTTGTTTGATATAATTTATTCTCTTAAAATTAATAtctaataaaacataaaatcagTAACAACTTTTAGATTCAAATTTAATGCTTAGAAAGTACTCATAAAcatcagttttttgtttgtgtttttgtatgtaTTGCTCAGCAAAGTCACAGTACAGAATAAGAGAATACAtactgtttacaaaaaaaatgaaaatagacaaaaaaaaaacaaaaatatttaagaaaaaaatacttctttGCCACAGGCCTCATTTCAGAAGACTCCAGTTCAACATGTCTGTTGGAAATCAGACATCGGTGACCGAGTTTTTTATTGTGGGTTTCCCTGGACTTCAGCAAAATTACTATCGTCTGATTGCATCTATTTTTGTCTTGGTCTACATGTGCACTTTAGTGGGAAATGCAGCATTTCTTCTTCTATTTGTAACAGACCGGAGCCTCCAGAAACccatgtattttatcattttaaaccTGGTTCTATCTGATGTGCTGTTCAGCACCACCACTTTACCAAAGATCATTGCCAGGTACTGGTTTAAGGCAGGAACCATTTCATTCACTGCTTGCTTTCTACTAATgttctttgtacatttttttggaacGTTAAACtcatatgtattattaataatggcaTTAGATAGATATGTGGCAATTTGTTACCCTTTGAGATACCCTACAATAATGACAAATACCACTATTTTAATTACTAGCATCACTTCATGGGTGCTTTCAGTTGTAAGCCCAGTGATGATTGTAATTAGGGCATACCCCTTACCTTATTGCTCCTCCAACATAATcattcagttttactgtgaTCACACTTCAATCACAACACTGGCATGTACTGACAGGACTCCTTATGCTTTCCCAGCTTTTGTTTTTGATATGGTTGTGTTACTTGTACCACTTGCCTTTATTGTATTCTCTTACTGTGCCATCATTGTAGCAGTACTTCGAATTGCCAATAGTCAAGGTCGCCTTAAAACCCTTTCCACCTGTAGTCCCCAGCTAGTCGTAATTGCCCTCTACTTCCTTCCACGGTGCTTTGTGTATCTTGCGAGCAATGTGGGAATAACATTCAGTACAGATTTGCGCATTGCCATAATCATGTTATACAGTCTGCTCCCCCCTATGGTCAATCCACTCGTTTACTGTTTAAGGACTAAAGAAGTGAAGGAGGTACTGATCAAAAATCTCCAGAGACAAAAAGGGAATATAGGAAACGTAAAGATGCTTGCCACTTAATCAAAAAAtggtttactgtgtttttcataaaaaattaacGCATTTATGAAATAGGtgatgaaattaaagaaaaaactgtccTTTCCTGATAAAGTAATTGTTTACTGAGTTGGctcattaatctttttttatgaaAGCACTTATCCTTGCAAGAATTTCGGTGACAACAGGATGTGCAGGTCATACCTGATTGCTCTTTCTCTGGACATGACCTCTAACTTCTACTATGTAATCCTAAGGTGTTCTCAAGATGCATATAAGATATAACCTCTTCACTGTGTGCTGGATTTAAAGCCTCTTTATAGAGCGATATCCCAATGTACTTCTCACGGGAGGTACTCAGATGAAATACAACATATTCCCAAACCACATTAACTGGTCCATCTCAATTTGGAATGACTCTCAAGGTTTACAGATGGAATGAAGCATGACCTATCTGGAATCATGATCTTCCATATCTGGAATTGCTGACCTTCAATCTGACCTTATCACTGTCAGTTCTAAAACTCTCTATTTATTACTAAAGATCATGGTCTGATGAGGCTAACAGGACCACGTCATCTAAaaacagcagtaatgcagttctGATATCACAAAACTGGACACTCCATAAAACCTGACTTCATGTTCATATCCTTGATAGTACcagaatttgtgttttgaacttacatttactcacttagcagacgcttttgttcaaagcgacttacaacagatactatgtagtgttactagcccacacaccttattcaccaaggtgactacattgctagatacactacttccaaggggttactcatctgtgcatcagtgaaacacactcactctgtgacactcacacacactatgggggaacctgaacagcatgtctttggactgtgggacaaaaccccacacagacacaggaagaacatgcaaactccatacagactgagcggggatcaaacccacgttttctcacaccacccaggcactgtgagacagcagtgctactcactgtaccaccatgctgctcaaCTTGAgaggaaaatgtaataaagaacCGTAAAATCTCACTTGAAACACTGTATGAGCCAGTGCAGTGCAATTCAAATTAAACCCCTTAGAGAAGTTGTGCCAGATGACTGATTTCCTTCCCATGATGTATGGCATCTTCTGCACATGTTGTAGGAGATACATCTGTTTTGAatcaattccccccccccccccccccccatcttctaTAACATGTGTTACATTATCATAATCACCTTTGTATTCCCTATCCATTtcatatgcagctactcgtgcaatgagtactggcaaaaatggtggtatcagacaaatgGTGCTCAGTTTTCCACAACTACTATTGTTCTGTTTAGGGTTGCAGgcatccagagcctattccagagtAACTAGGGGGTTACAGcaagaatgggatgccagtgcattgcagggtagccataTGCTTACACATTCACTCACTATGGGAAATTTAGTGTCTCCACTTCAcatgaactacatgtctttggactgaggaaagaaactagAGTGcctaaaggaaacccatgcagacacagggagaacacaaaaggtcacacagactaagctggattcagatctacacacaaacattttaggCGTTATTAGGCATCAGTGCTACTCacagtgccaccatgctacccgCTTTTGAGAAGAGCAACTGCTAATTGAATACTCATGCCTCCCATAACAGTCCCATACAATGAAAACCCTTTAAAGTGGCTTGTGATAATGCAAATTCTTTTCTTCTTAAAACAGGCTACTTATAATTCAGTAGAATggtatttgtatttgttgtgGTTATTTTACATTGCATGAACCTGAAAAACAAGTAAGAGCAAACTAGACACAAATGCATGCAGGTAGCCTCACACAGGTGATTCATCACAATACAACAACTGGGTTATCATTTTAGTGATGAGTTGTCAAGAGTGATTAGTCAACAcaataacaaagtaaaaatggagTAAATGACAGAACATAGTAAAGTCTTTGAAATATGTAAAGTTCATAAACTGTATGAAAATGATTTCAAGTCAAAAATAAAGTCATTTTTCTATGTGATCAtaatatttgtttgcatttacttggacagcagacacttctcttcaaagcgatatacagtaattattatCTTGAATTTTGCTGACACATTTGTCTTTGAATGCTAGATACACGGCAATAAACAACTGTCTACACATTTATGGAGATTGtgcagtccagagacatgctgttcaggttcccctatagtgtgtgaatgacacagagagagtttgtgtgttccattgatgcatggatgagtgacccattgtaagttatgtatctagcagtgtaagtcaccttggtgaataaggtatgtaggctgataacactacatagtaaccattgtaagttgttctggagaaaagcatctgctaagtgaataatgtaaatataaataaatgtaaatgtaaatgtagcagtgTAGTGTATCACACTgattctctccctctctctccataTAAAGGATAAGGCAGGATTTGGCATGTTTCTTCTGTAATGGATAATTCAAAGCGACGGGTTCACAAAGTGTTCTTagtcatatatacagtacaaaatatACAAGTGAAAGTACTTGGTTTAACGAATGTAACTTGGGGTACAgttatttttgcatctgcactacttccatttttgTACTACTcacatgatttcctccaaaCCAACATACGGAgctggtaattacacacctattatgtcagataaAAAAGACTGGttcttatttaataatattgtggtaaaactaagagacacagggggttcacatactttcaagcagcactgtacatacacacatttaaatgttcatggGGGTATGATGCTGCAGCAGGTAATAGTAGTGCCTCGGcactcctgggctgtggtttcagaTCTGCGGTTCATATTAGGTTTTATCTGGGTGGGGTTTTGTGTGTATCCTCCCAGAGTCTAAACTCATGCAGTGAACAAAACAGCATTGAACCACTTCCATACCCTTTCATATCACAAAATTAATGTATGTGTTTGCCAAGAATCAGCTTCAACGCATTTGCTGTAGTTCACTTCTTGAATAATGTAAAGAACACAATCCAGTTGCATAGaacttttaatttcatattgtGAAGCAGTTTCTTAAAGTGTGCGTTAACACTAAGGCTTGGTGATAGTAGGCTTCATTGTCCTGTAAATGAATTTTCAGCCCTGCATCTGCTTTTTGTTCATTAAGGTAAATATAGAGCTCTATATTCCTTACTTCTAGCTGAAAGCAGTTGGCTTTGTAAGGGGACTATGGTGTTGAGAGTGGTGCAAGTCATGGTTAAGTATCTTACTCGAGGGTATTGCAGAAGGAGTGAAGACTGGAACTAGAGATCTTCAGATAGGAAGTAAACAGCCCAAACCATTGCACAGTCCTGTTGCCCTCTGCAACGCGCTCTCATTACAGGTgatgttttttaattatcatgGTAATTCTCAAATGCCATGAATCCCTTAAGATTAGTTGTGCATTATGCAAATAATAATGTGAGGTAGGAATCAGAGAGCTCAAATCCTTGATGCTATACATCCCAGCATTTAAATATTGGTTAATACACAGCAAGCCTCAGAGAACAGCTCAGGGTGTGCGTTTTTTTGTGCCTGTGGCAGATTGTTAGAGCAGGTAAGAACGATACTTCGAAGGCAGATGAAAAAATGATCCCATGTATTAATAGGACAAGATAAAGGCGCAATTTCACTGTAATTGAAAAAATTTCACATTCTGAAATTGtaataatcaaataaaatcaattGAATCGATAATAAAATGACAGATATCAATTCCACAATTGTTTTATGAATAATTCTCATGTATACATCTGTCAATATGCCTGAATTGTTTGTCACAGctaaacaaaatcatttttagttCTATTAGTGGAGTAACTGAATGTTACTGTAATGTAATTCTTCAAGtgcatgaaataatttaattcttgTTCCAGTTACTCAGATATTGTTATCAACCGTGTGTTAAATGACCATTTGAACAAATGCACAATTTCAAATTGTGAAAGTTAATTACTGTTAAATGTGttgaatgaaatgtttcagcattttaaattaatgttttttttcctcttttcttgatGCTTTGCAGTCAGCGTTGCTTTTGGTTTGTCATGCCGTACACCAATGCAAGTACCATAACCGAGTTTTTGTTGATGGGGTTCCCTGGACTCCAATCCTGGTACTATGGGCCAGTGGCAGGACTTTTCCTTGTTGTCTATCTGGCCATTTTATCAGGGAATGGGTTCCTTTTAGTTTTTGTGGGCACTGAGAGAAGTCTTCAAAAACCTACATACCTCATATTTTGTAATCTGGCCATTTCAGACATTGCCTTTGCTACCACTACTTTGCCCAAAGCCATTGCCCGATATTGGGTAGAAGACCAAATCATCTCTTTTAATGGCTGTTTCCTTCAGATGTTTATGGTCCATTTGTTGGGATCAATCAATTCTTTTCTTCTCATGATAATGGCTCTTGATCGTTACATAGCCATATGCAGTCCCCTTAGATACCAGACACTGATTAAAAACTCTTCAGTACTGATCTTGTGTGGCCTCTCCTGGCTTATACCATCAATCTGgatgattattattgttgtacAGGCCTACTTTCTTTCATACTGCAACTCTAACAAAATTTTCCAGTGTTACTGTGATCATATTGGAATAGTGGGACTAGCATGTGAAAATACTTGGAAGGTCCAAACTGTAGCATATGTTGCAGCCATGACTCTATTGTTAGGTCCActcacatttatattattttcttacatttccattattATCACTGTAATGAAAATAGCACATTTGGAGGGTAGATACAAAACCTTCTCTACTTGTAGTCCTCAGCTTTTTGTCATATGCCTCTATTATGTCCCCCGTTGTTTTAATTATCTGGCCAACCGCGTTGGCTTCAACTTCAGTGCAGAAGTACGGATTGTTATGATCCTGCTTTACAGCCTCTTTCCTCCAGTGGTCAACCCTTTGATATATTGCTTCAGAACTAAAGAAATTAAGGAGTTATTGAGCAAAAAGTTTAAAGCAAGAAGGACAGGGTTTTGAGTAGGCTGTAGCTATAACTAGCAAACTTAAGGACTTATAAATAAGTCTGGCTCAAAGTAAGGCTCTCGGTTACATAACTGTGAAGTGAAAAAGGTTATTCCAAAACAGCATAGTCTAGTCCTAACACAGCACagaatgatttttaattattaactaCTCCATCTCTACTCCAGGTCGATCCCTCTTCCTGAGATtttggtggtctggagtctatcttAGAAACCGACTGTCTCTACGCCACTCCTCTGCATTGCCTATATATTGTATTGAGGTCAGGTGATAGAAGGTGACAATGTTCAATCCAGATTGTGGGTGTGTTGTTTTTAGTAAATTGTAGAAAAGGTAACTTACCTAAATCAATGGCAATTTTCAAAAGGTTGGGAGAGATGttctacagaaagaaaaaaaaaaaaaaactgacagtgtATAATGCAATTGTTTTAACACACTTTTAACAGAGtttcaaacaaaatgtattttcatcattGATTATAATGTGAATGGAATTAGATTACATTTTCCCATCATCATCACTGCTGTTTTGCCATcagttttttcagtcttttaaaGTTTTACTCACTTATTTAACTGAATGTCAAATGTAGCATTTCAGgttgagtaccttgctcaagaaagAACTTTCTGTAGTACAGCTgagaaatttacacacacacacacacacacacacacacacacacacacacacacacacacacacacacacacacagtctgaactgcttgtcccatacggggccgcggggagccggagcctaagacaacaacacagggcaaaaggccagagggggaggggacacacccaggaccggacgccagtccatcgcaaggcacccaaggaggactcgagccccagacccaccggagagcaggccctggtccaacccactgcaccaccacaccccagcaAGAAATTTACTTTACGCTAGTTAActctagggaaaaaaaaaaaaagcaactgtaCAATGAGGTCAAATCATTAACAGATTTGGAAAGGCATAAATTAAGGAACAAAATTTTCCGTCTTCATTGTGCTGTTCCTTTAATAAAACCAACAAAGTCAATTATTTTGCGTTTTCCACTTTCTGTCAGATCTATTTTTCTACACTATTCAGTTTCTTTACTAACTGAATCTCACAACAAGCACaactaaaaaaatctttctattGCTCTGCTCTCATGTTCCaccatatattgtttttttaacaaaacatcaATATACATTCCATATAATAACTTCCTTACAtctgaaattaatgtaaataaagaaaatgcttcaaaattaaaaatataaaaatgtgaagaggtgcaataaaaactttgaaatttattacattttggttACTAAGACATTGAAAGACAGATTGTTCTAGCTACAGTGGTGCTAATTTACAGACCAAATGcgcatacaaataaatatactttatatataaaatgtaagcTGTATAGTATGTTgcaatgtgaaatgtaaaatggcaAGCTGAAAAACACTTGAGAAGTATCTCAGTTTCTCTAGTCTTTATATATATCCATGAATAATCATCATCAGAAGAAACAACCCAGCTCAAATGGCGTCTGTCCATCAAATTTGACCTATTTGCTTGTATTACACAATATAAACAACTGTTTTACTTACTTTTTAATGAGTGAATCAATGAataagctttattgccaagcatgtttacacatacaaggaatttgtcttggtgacaggaacttccacagcacagacagaatgacagtgacaagacacagataataaaagtagagtgggctaataaaagattaaaagatatatatagtggctggatagtgtagtggtaagatcGCAGCCTTTCACATAggaaactggggtttgaatcctggtcatggccCCCCTACCTACAGTAGGGGGGTCCTTAGGCAACACCTCCttatgcttggctctgcctactttggatatgagagtgaaacaaacaaagagggtcatgctggctcagatgttggggaaccaggacatactgatgGTGGACTCctggacaagagatgagaatagggaactgttatggctgattaccaagaccaagtgaagtacctactgaaagtctactagaagatgtgaatgcagcactatgaacaatccctactgtgaccatcactgacaccaaccagctgatgtacaacagaGATGCTTgtatacaagatgaataccaagcataagaagcagtatccttaatggaaaagaaggctagaggccaagatcaaggcagcatgaAGGGAAGTTAACCAGCtattggaactgcagaaaggtgtgatgaagaccctgcctaagaagtacagcaagctgtctatacctgaggccttagaaactgccaagcaaagactcacagctaactgcctgaagaggtacacaagagagatagagggcagaagaataaaccagatgttctccacagaaccatccaaagtgtactctcagtggcagggtaataacatgagagtggacccaccaaggttggagactgagcaatactgtaaaaacatatgggagaaggaggcatcacacaacaacaaagcccagtggttagtggatctaagagcagaccatagcaacctccctgaacaagatccagtaaccatcacagtggcagacatccaagaaagagtctcaagtatgaagaactggacagcaccaggccctgatgTGATCCATGTCTtttggctaaagaagctaactgcactccatgagcgcctggcaacacaaatgaaccagctgctaatagatgggacccaccctgaatggttaacagaaggccggacagtcgtgatcctgaaggacccccagaaagcaGCAGTCCCATCCAGCTATCGCctgataacctgcctctgcacaacatggaagctgctctcaggtatcatagtggctaagatgaacaggtatatggctcaatacatgagtgaggcccagaaaggaattggtagaaacaccacaggagcaaaacaccagctactggtagacagaacagtcacttgagacagcaagaccagacagaccaacctgtgcaccgcctggattgactacaagaaagcctatgtctcgatgcctcactcatggatcctggaatgcttagaactatacaagatcaacaggacactaagagccttcatcaggaactcaagggggcagtggaaaacaaccctagaggccaactccaagcaaattgcgcaagtcaccgtcaagtgcggcatctaccaaggagatgcattgtccccattGCTGTTTtacataggcctgaaccccctcagccagatcatcaccaagactggctatggataccgactacggaatggagtaaacatcagtcacctcctctacatggatgacatcaagctgtatgccaagagtgaacgagacatcgattccctgatccacaccaccaggatctacagcaatgacatcggaatgtcattcgggctggataagtgtagccggatggtaacaaagagagagaaggtagtcagaactgaggggattgtactaccagaaggcaacatagcagatgttgaggacagctacaagtaccttggaatcccgcaggcgcatgggaatcatgaagaggccgcaaggaaagcagcaaccgccaaatacctgcagagagtaaggcaagtcctgagaagtcagctgaatggaaagaacaaggtccgggctatcaacacctacgccctgccggtcatcagataccccgctggcataataagctggccaaaaaaGGAGATttaagccactgacatcaagacaaggaagctcctgacaatgcatggagggtttcatcCCAattccagcaccctgaggctgtacagtaagcggaaagaaggaggccgaggactagtgagcgtcagagccactatccaggatg of Scleropages formosus chromosome 10, fSclFor1.1, whole genome shotgun sequence contains these proteins:
- the LOC108922687 gene encoding adenosine receptor A2a-like, which codes for MSVGNQTSVTEFFIVGFPGLQQNYYRLIASIFVLVYMCTLVGNAAFLLLFVTDRSLQKPMYFIILNLVLSDVLFSTTTLPKIIARYWFKAGTISFTACFLLMFFVHFFGTLNSYVLLIMALDRYVAICYPLRYPTIMTNTTILITSITSWVLSVVSPVMIVIRAYPLPYCSSNIIIQFYCDHTSITTLACTDRTPYAFPAFVFDMVVLLVPLAFIVFSYCAIIVAVLRIANSQGRLKTLSTCSPQLVVIALYFLPRCFVYLASNVGITFSTDLRIAIIMLYSLLPPMVNPLVYCLRTKEVKEVLIKNLQRQKGNIGNRCFWFVMPYTNASTITEFLLMGFPGLQSWYYGPVAGLFLVVYLAILSGNGFLLVFVGTERSLQKPTYLIFCNLAISDIAFATTTLPKAIARYWVEDQIISFNGCFLQMFMVHLLGSINSFLLMIMALDRYIAICSPLRYQTLIKNSSVLILCGLSWLIPSIWMIIIVVQAYFLSYCNSNKIFQCYCDHIGIVGLACENTWKVQTVAYVAAMTLLLGPLTFILFSYISIIITVMKIAHLEGRYKTFSTCSPQLFVICLYYVPRCFNYLANRVGFNFSAEVRIVMILLYSLFPPVVNPLIYCFRTKEIKELLSKKFKARRTGF